The proteins below are encoded in one region of Dasypus novemcinctus isolate mDasNov1 chromosome 13, mDasNov1.1.hap2, whole genome shotgun sequence:
- the OR10Z1 gene encoding olfactory receptor 10Z1, with protein MGHTNVTYWRGFRFLGFSSYGQLQLLLFVLFLSLYLITLTSNVFIIVVIRLDSRLHTPMYLFLSFLSLSETCYTLGIIPRMLSGLAMGDQAISYEGCAAQMFFSASWACTNCFLLAVMGFDRYVAICVPLHYVNRMHPTLCAQLVATSFLCGYLFGLGMTLVIFHLPFCNSHEIQHFFCDTPPVLSLVCGNTGLSELGILVLSLLVLLVSFSLITLSYAYILAAILKIPSAEGRKKAFSTCTSHLTVVIIHYGCASFMYLRPKTSYSLERDQLIAVTYTVVTPLLNPIVYSLRNRAVQTALKNAFQGRLMGKR; from the coding sequence ATGGGGCACACCAATGTAACCTACTGGAGAGGCTTtcgcttcctgggtttctccagCTATGGGCAACTGCAGCTCCtgctctttgtcttgttcctctCTCTGTATCTCATCACCCTGACCAGTAATGTCTTCATTATTGTAGTTATCAGGCTGGACAGTCGTCTACACACGCCCATgtacctcttcctttctttcctatcTCTCTCTGAGACATGCTACACCTTGGGTATCATCCCAAGGATGCTCTCTGGCCTGGCCATGGGGGACCAGGCCATCTCCTATGAGGGTTGTGCTGCCCAAATGTTCTTCTCTGCCTCATGGGCCTGTACTAACTGCTTCCTTCTGGCAGTCATGGGCtttgaccgctatgtggccatctgtgtCCCACTGCACTATGTCAACCGCATGCATCCTACCCTCTGTGCCCAGCTGGTTGCCACTTCCTTCCTGTGTGGATACCTCTTTGGGCTGGGAATGACATTGGTCATTTTCCACCTCCCGTTCTGCAACTCCCATGAGATCCAGCACTTTTTTTGTGACACGCCCCCAGTGCTGAGTCTGGTCTGTGGGAATACAGGCCTGAGTGAGCTGGGGATCCTCGTCCTCAGCCTGCTGGTCCTCCTGGTCTCCTTCTCCCTCATCACCCTCTCCTACGCCTACATCCTGGCAGCCATCCTGAAGATCCCCTCTGCCGAAGGGCGGAAGAAAGCCTTCTCGACCTGCACCTCACACCTCACAGTGGTCATTATCCATTATGGCTGTGCCTCCTTCATGTACTTGAGGCCCAAAACGAGCTACTCTCTTGAGCGGGATCAGCTTATTGCTGTCACCTATACTGTGGTGACCCCTCTCCTTAACCCCATTGTGTATAGTCTAAGGAATAGAGCGGTGCAGACAGCACTGAAAAATGCTTTCCAAGGGAGACTGATGGGTAAAAGGTGA